In Thermodesulfobacteriota bacterium, the following are encoded in one genomic region:
- a CDS encoding MltA domain-containing protein, whose amino-acid sequence MSLFAPLRPTSRQDSFDERPYHTPSYLSMAVMGLQQRLGGGRLIVGLALAGALLLAPPPAAAGPALADDADPGPLVPAIHRSLSYLARLPPDRFLAFGDVWVAPSWLTETLLTLLAVLRLSPTPQDLAMRLAENFDALPAAGESALVTAYFEPVYEGRLAPDAPFLHPLHRRPPDLVPCPQPADASCLRFGRYQGDRFVPHFSRAEITAGALASRELVYLADPVDAFVLAIQGSGRIRLADGSVRPVHYQATNGHPYRSIGRVLIERGLLSREEATLPGIRRFLAAHPDQCAGILNENPSYVFFDWAADGPAGSLGEILTPGRSVATDARFFPRGAPGWLATSQPLLDERGQLAGFVPLARLVLSQDTGGAIQGPGRVDLFWGSGADAEAAAGLMRQPGTLFLLLKKGRD is encoded by the coding sequence TTGAGCCTTTTCGCGCCCCTGCGACCGACGTCCCGGCAGGACTCGTTCGATGAACGACCGTACCACACGCCTTCATACCTGTCCATGGCGGTGATGGGGTTGCAGCAGCGGCTGGGAGGGGGACGGCTCATCGTTGGGCTGGCGCTGGCCGGGGCGCTGCTCCTGGCGCCGCCGCCGGCAGCAGCCGGCCCGGCGCTGGCGGATGATGCCGACCCCGGCCCGCTGGTCCCGGCCATCCACCGCAGCCTGAGCTACCTGGCCCGCCTGCCCCCGGACCGCTTTCTCGCCTTCGGCGATGTCTGGGTCGCGCCCTCCTGGCTGACCGAGACCCTTCTGACCCTTCTGGCCGTGCTTCGTCTGTCTCCCACGCCCCAGGACCTGGCGATGCGGCTGGCGGAAAACTTCGACGCCCTGCCGGCTGCGGGCGAAAGCGCCCTGGTCACCGCCTATTTCGAGCCGGTCTATGAGGGCCGCCTGGCCCCGGATGCGCCCTTCCTGCATCCCCTGCACCGCCGGCCTCCGGACCTTGTTCCCTGCCCGCAGCCGGCTGACGCCAGCTGTCTGCGTTTCGGCCGCTACCAGGGTGACCGCTTCGTGCCCCACTTCAGCCGCGCCGAGATCACGGCTGGCGCCCTGGCCAGCCGGGAGCTGGTCTATCTGGCCGATCCCGTGGACGCCTTCGTGCTGGCCATCCAGGGCTCCGGCCGCATCCGCCTGGCGGATGGCAGCGTGCGGCCGGTCCACTATCAGGCCACCAACGGGCATCCCTACCGGAGCATCGGCCGGGTGCTGATCGAGCGCGGGCTTCTCTCCCGGGAGGAGGCAACCCTGCCGGGCATCCGCCGCTTCCTGGCTGCTCATCCCGACCAGTGCGCCGGGATCCTCAACGAGAACCCATCCTATGTCTTTTTCGACTGGGCCGCGGATGGCCCGGCCGGCAGCCTGGGGGAGATCCTCACCCCTGGCCGCTCGGTGGCCACCGACGCCCGGTTCTTTCCCCGCGGTGCGCCAGGCTGGCTGGCCACCAGCCAGCCCCTCCTGGACGAGCGCGGTCAGCTGGCCGGCTTTGTCCCCCTGGCGCGGCTGGTGCTGAGCCAGGATACGGGCGGCGCCATCCAGGGCCCGGGCCGGGTGGATCTGTTCTGGGGAAGCGGGGCCGATGCCGAGGCGGCGGCGGGCCTGATGCGCCAGCCCGGCACCCTCTTTCTCCTGCTCAAGAAGGGCCGCGACTAG
- a CDS encoding AAA family ATPase produces MAIIKRFLHIDLPAGQSAFLWGPRKTGKTTYLSQAFPDSVVFDFLKTDLFLAMAKHPALLRERLLAMDARRLAKPVILDEVQKVPQVLDEVHWLIENRGLRFILCGSSARKLRRGQANRRGGRAWRYEMFPLVWAELDQPDLLTILNRGLIPAHYGQADYARSLTAFVEDYLKEEVFAEGLTRNVPAFSRFLDAAGWSHGELINYANIARDCGVDAKTVREYYQILADTLLGSLVEPFKKRQSRQVIGRAPKFFLFDVGVAGSLSRRRIAEEKGEQFGRAFEHFIFMELAAHRSYSALHYPIQFWRTKSGLEVDFVLADGEVVIEVKGAARLDHRELRPLLAFCEEHAPRLALVVCNEPEERLVGRIRILPWRLFLQQLWAGAIIH; encoded by the coding sequence ATGGCCATCATCAAGCGGTTCTTGCATATCGACCTGCCGGCCGGCCAGTCCGCCTTTCTGTGGGGGCCGCGCAAGACCGGCAAGACGACCTACCTCAGCCAGGCCTTCCCGGACAGCGTGGTCTTCGACTTCCTGAAGACCGATCTGTTCCTGGCGATGGCCAAGCATCCAGCCCTGCTCCGGGAGCGGCTCCTGGCCATGGATGCCCGGCGGTTGGCCAAGCCGGTCATCCTCGACGAGGTGCAGAAGGTGCCCCAGGTGCTGGACGAGGTGCACTGGCTGATCGAGAACAGGGGGCTTCGTTTTATCCTTTGCGGCTCCAGTGCCCGCAAGCTCAGGCGGGGGCAGGCCAATCGCCGGGGGGGGCGGGCGTGGCGGTATGAGATGTTCCCCCTGGTCTGGGCCGAGTTGGACCAGCCGGATCTCTTGACCATCCTCAACCGCGGCCTCATCCCCGCCCATTACGGCCAGGCGGATTACGCGCGGTCGCTCACCGCCTTTGTCGAAGACTATCTCAAGGAGGAGGTCTTCGCCGAGGGGCTGACCCGGAACGTGCCGGCCTTTTCCCGCTTCCTGGATGCCGCCGGCTGGTCCCACGGCGAGCTGATCAACTACGCCAACATCGCCCGCGACTGCGGCGTTGATGCCAAGACGGTTCGCGAGTACTACCAGATCCTGGCGGACACCCTGCTCGGCAGTCTTGTTGAGCCGTTCAAGAAGCGTCAGAGCCGGCAGGTGATCGGCCGCGCTCCCAAGTTCTTCCTCTTCGATGTGGGGGTGGCCGGAAGCCTCAGCCGGCGCCGCATTGCTGAGGAAAAAGGGGAGCAGTTCGGCCGGGCCTTCGAGCACTTCATCTTCATGGAGCTGGCCGCCCACCGCTCCTATTCCGCGCTCCACTATCCGATCCAGTTCTGGCGCACCAAATCCGGACTCGAGGTCGATTTTGTCCTGGCTGACGGTGAGGTGGTCATCGAGGTCAAGGGAGCGGCGCGGCTGGACCACCGGGAGCTGCGGCCGCTCCTGGCCTTTTGCGAAGAGCATGCGCCACGGCTGGCGCTGGTGGTCTGCAACGAGCCCGAGGAGCGGCTGGTTGGCCGCATCCGCATCCTGCCCTGGCGTCTCTTCCTCCAGCAGTTGTGGGCCGGAGCCATCATCCATTGA
- the pbpC gene encoding penicillin-binding protein 1C produces the protein MSGRPGRRRWPRLALAAILVLAPWVSFLAADRLWPVPLPGAAGYARLVLAADGQPLRAFADPQGVWRYPVPVPAVSPLYRRFLLAYEDRWFLAHPGVNPLALARAAGQALRHGRIVSGGSTLTMQVARILDPHPRTVAGKLRQIFRALQLEWHLDKEGILALYLNHAPFGGTVAGVAAACHTYLGKGPKQLTVAEAALLAALPQAPSRLRPDRHPGAAQAARDKVLARLAAQGLLADQERRAAMAERVVAAAFPQPQAAPLLAERLAARARPEAPVRSAIDAALQGDLEALVADTVGRLPPGVSAAVLVVDNDTLLARAYLGSSHYGSRQRAGFVDMVQAVRSPGSTLKPFLYGLALDEGLIHAESLLADAPRLFGPYRPANFGDTFSGPVSVREALQRSLNLPAVQVLEAYGPDRFADRLEEAGLTLTFPAGGGPDLPMILGGVGVRLAELVGAYTALAMDGLAGKVRLAAGEPLARRRLLSPGAAFIIRQILLESPAPDRLAGERWRPGPVRLAWKTGTSYGFRDAWAVGVAPRHTIGVWLGRPDGTPVLGQYGLASAAPLLFAIARRLPDEGALFPPQPASVQTRTICWPLGQEAAAGQEELCPVRRPALILAGQIPPTLGLPAGMSDLEPSPLSILTSETTGLRVGADCGHGPRRPWQIALWPRPLEPWLAANQRRQALVPAWDPACAGQARPEPIRITSLGDGQIIRPAGRAAPQPELSLQSLGGRGRLFWLIDGQLRFETAAGEPPPRSCLAPGRHQITVIDETGASDRVDIFVQEPGQPS, from the coding sequence TTGAGCGGACGTCCTGGCCGGCGGCGCTGGCCGCGGCTGGCCCTGGCCGCCATCCTTGTCCTGGCGCCCTGGGTCAGCTTCCTGGCCGCGGACCGGCTCTGGCCGGTGCCGCTGCCAGGGGCGGCCGGTTATGCCCGGCTGGTGCTGGCCGCGGACGGCCAGCCCCTGCGGGCCTTTGCCGACCCCCAGGGGGTCTGGCGCTATCCCGTGCCGGTGCCGGCGGTCTCCCCCTTGTACCGGCGCTTCCTCCTCGCCTATGAGGACCGCTGGTTTCTTGCCCACCCCGGGGTGAACCCCCTGGCGCTGGCCCGGGCGGCCGGCCAGGCGCTGCGCCATGGCCGCATCGTCTCCGGCGGTTCCACCCTCACCATGCAGGTGGCCCGCATCCTCGACCCTCATCCCAGGACGGTGGCCGGCAAGCTCCGGCAGATCTTCCGCGCCCTGCAGCTGGAATGGCACCTGGACAAGGAGGGGATCCTGGCCCTCTACCTCAACCACGCCCCCTTCGGCGGCACGGTGGCAGGGGTGGCTGCCGCCTGCCACACCTATCTCGGCAAAGGGCCCAAACAGCTGACCGTGGCCGAGGCGGCGCTCCTGGCAGCGCTTCCCCAAGCCCCGTCCCGGCTGCGGCCGGACCGCCACCCCGGGGCGGCCCAGGCGGCCCGGGACAAGGTCCTCGCCCGCCTCGCCGCCCAGGGGCTGCTTGCGGACCAGGAACGGCGGGCGGCCATGGCCGAGCGGGTGGTGGCGGCAGCCTTTCCCCAGCCGCAGGCCGCCCCCCTCCTGGCCGAGCGCCTGGCGGCCCGGGCCCGGCCGGAGGCGCCGGTGCGGAGCGCCATCGATGCGGCGCTGCAGGGAGACCTCGAGGCCCTGGTGGCGGACACCGTTGGCCGTCTGCCCCCGGGGGTGTCGGCAGCGGTGCTGGTGGTGGACAACGATACCCTCCTGGCCCGGGCCTACCTGGGCTCCTCCCACTACGGCAGCCGCCAGCGCGCCGGCTTCGTCGACATGGTGCAGGCGGTGCGCTCCCCGGGCTCGACCTTGAAGCCCTTTCTCTATGGCCTGGCCCTGGACGAGGGCCTGATCCACGCCGAGTCCCTGCTGGCCGATGCGCCCCGGCTTTTTGGCCCATACCGGCCGGCCAATTTCGGCGACACCTTTTCCGGCCCGGTGAGCGTGCGGGAGGCCCTGCAGCGCTCCCTCAACCTGCCGGCAGTGCAGGTGCTGGAGGCCTATGGCCCGGACCGCTTTGCCGACCGTCTGGAAGAGGCGGGCCTCACCTTGACCTTTCCGGCGGGTGGCGGCCCGGACCTGCCCATGATCCTGGGCGGGGTGGGGGTACGGCTGGCGGAGCTGGTGGGCGCCTACACCGCCCTGGCCATGGACGGCCTGGCCGGCAAGGTGCGCCTCGCCGCCGGCGAGCCCCTGGCCCGGCGCCGGCTCTTGAGCCCTGGCGCGGCCTTCATCATCCGCCAGATCCTCCTGGAGAGCCCGGCTCCGGACCGCCTGGCCGGGGAGCGCTGGCGGCCGGGCCCGGTGCGGCTCGCCTGGAAGACCGGCACCAGCTATGGCTTCCGGGATGCGTGGGCGGTGGGCGTGGCGCCCCGCCACACCATCGGCGTCTGGCTGGGCCGGCCGGATGGCACCCCGGTGCTCGGCCAGTACGGCCTGGCCTCGGCAGCGCCCCTTCTCTTTGCCATCGCCCGGCGGCTGCCGGACGAGGGTGCCCTCTTCCCCCCCCAGCCGGCCAGCGTCCAGACGAGGACGATCTGCTGGCCCCTGGGGCAGGAGGCGGCAGCCGGCCAGGAGGAGCTGTGCCCGGTGCGGCGCCCCGCCCTCATCCTGGCCGGCCAGATCCCGCCCACCCTGGGCCTGCCGGCAGGGATGAGCGACCTGGAGCCGAGCCCTTTGTCCATCCTGACCAGCGAGACGACCGGCCTGCGGGTGGGGGCCGATTGCGGCCACGGCCCCCGCCGGCCTTGGCAGATTGCCCTCTGGCCCCGGCCGCTGGAGCCGTGGCTGGCCGCCAACCAGCGGCGCCAGGCCCTGGTGCCGGCCTGGGACCCGGCCTGCGCCGGCCAGGCCCGCCCGGAGCCGATCCGCATCACGAGCCTGGGTGACGGCCAGATCATCCGCCCGGCTGGCCGCGCCGCCCCCCAACCCGAGCTGAGCCTCCAGAGCCTGGGCGGCCGGGGTCGCCTCTTCTGGCTCATCGACGGCCAGCTCCGCTTCGAGACCGCAGCCGGTGAGCCCCCGCCCCGCTCTTGCCTGGCCCCGGGCCGGCACCAGATCACGGTCATCGATGAGACCGGCGCCAGCGACCGGGTGGACATCTTCGTGCAGGAGCCGGGCCAGCCGTCGTAG
- a CDS encoding lytic murein transglycosylase — translation MSRRGLVGGLVTFVLLAGLGSGMAVEGRKAADLVTDGQAIDTGQARYRTLFAELASEHGFAQEELGRLFAGLTIRKRVLELMDTQWEAKPYHIYRPRLVNDAVIEEGRQMLERHRQLLDRVEEAFHVERQVLVAIWGVETRYGRNEGAFDVFQTLNTLFAAYPRRSEFYRKELIDFLVLCRDNGIDPRGIQGSYGGAFGQTQFIPSSFRTYAVDFNGDGRRDVWRSPEDVLASIANYLSRAGWHFGAPLFWELGEELKDARLEEAYRRGRAGLVPWRTVQAAQAVGMPAPPGEAQLTVVGLELAGGGMRYVAGYPNFQAITAWNHSNRYAMVVSELAALLVASP, via the coding sequence ATGTCCCGCAGGGGGCTGGTGGGCGGGCTGGTAACGTTCGTGCTGCTGGCCGGGCTGGGGTCAGGCATGGCGGTGGAAGGGCGCAAGGCCGCAGACCTGGTCACGGACGGCCAGGCCATCGATACCGGGCAGGCCCGGTACCGGACGCTCTTTGCGGAGCTGGCCAGCGAGCATGGCTTTGCCCAGGAGGAGCTGGGGCGGCTTTTTGCCGGCCTCACCATCCGGAAAAGGGTGCTGGAGCTCATGGACACCCAGTGGGAGGCCAAGCCCTACCACATCTACCGGCCCCGGCTGGTCAACGATGCGGTCATCGAGGAAGGGCGCCAGATGCTGGAGCGGCACCGCCAGCTTCTGGATCGGGTGGAGGAAGCCTTTCATGTGGAGCGGCAGGTGCTGGTCGCGATCTGGGGCGTGGAGACCCGGTATGGCCGCAACGAGGGGGCCTTCGACGTCTTCCAGACCCTGAACACCCTGTTTGCCGCCTACCCCCGCCGCAGCGAGTTCTACCGCAAGGAGCTCATTGACTTTCTTGTCCTGTGCCGGGACAACGGCATCGATCCCCGGGGCATCCAGGGCTCGTACGGCGGCGCCTTTGGCCAGACCCAGTTCATCCCCTCCAGCTTCCGGACCTATGCGGTGGATTTCAACGGCGATGGCCGCCGGGATGTCTGGCGGTCGCCGGAAGACGTTCTGGCCAGCATCGCCAACTACCTGAGCCGGGCCGGCTGGCATTTCGGAGCGCCGCTCTTCTGGGAGCTGGGCGAAGAGCTCAAGGATGCTCGTCTGGAAGAGGCCTACCGGCGGGGGCGGGCGGGGCTGGTGCCCTGGCGGACGGTGCAGGCGGCACAGGCGGTGGGGATGCCGGCGCCCCCTGGCGAGGCTCAGCTGACCGTGGTCGGCCTGGAGCTGGCGGGCGGCGGCATGCGCTACGTGGCCGGCTATCCCAACTTCCAGGCCATCACCGCCTGGAACCATTCCAACCGCTACGCCATGGTGGTCAGCGAGCTGGCGGCGCTGCTGGTGGCCTCCCCCTGA
- a CDS encoding PilT/PilU family type 4a pilus ATPase, with protein sequence MKRAEIDYWISCMLETFGNVSDLNVTVGKPLQVETSGQLTAVPVEPPVAALTPFQAEVFALNLVGGDSRLLTDLVRRGSCDLSYWLGKKARFRVNIFSQRGHLSTVLRKLETRIPTLDSLNLPPVFRKMAQEKNGLVLVTGATGSGKSTTLAALLAEINEVKSVHVVTLEDPIEFVHPHKRATFNQRELGNDYDSFASGLRAALRQAPKVILVGEMRDRETMEIGLSAAETGHLVVSTLHTVDAGQTINRILGMFEQEEQPQIRHRLADTVRWIVCQRLLPKEGGGRVAALEIMGMNLRVNDVILNGETEGKTFYDIIEQGSALGMQTFDQHIVALFEEGRISQDTAMGYCSRRNVVNRAIDRLKASRGEATTVIEGLAMEGG encoded by the coding sequence GTGAAGCGAGCCGAGATCGACTACTGGATCAGCTGCATGCTGGAGACCTTTGGCAATGTCTCCGACCTCAACGTCACCGTGGGCAAGCCCCTGCAGGTGGAGACCTCCGGCCAGCTGACCGCCGTGCCGGTGGAGCCGCCAGTGGCGGCCCTCACCCCCTTCCAGGCGGAGGTCTTTGCCTTGAACCTCGTGGGCGGCGACTCCCGGCTGCTCACCGATCTGGTCCGCCGGGGCTCCTGTGACCTGTCCTACTGGCTGGGCAAGAAGGCCCGTTTCCGGGTGAACATCTTCTCCCAGCGGGGCCATCTGTCCACGGTGCTCCGGAAGCTGGAGACCCGGATCCCCACCCTGGACAGCCTCAATCTGCCGCCGGTCTTCCGGAAGATGGCCCAGGAGAAAAACGGCCTGGTGCTGGTCACCGGTGCCACCGGCTCCGGCAAGTCTACAACCCTGGCGGCGCTTCTGGCCGAGATCAACGAGGTCAAATCGGTGCACGTCGTCACCCTCGAGGATCCCATCGAGTTCGTCCACCCCCACAAGAGGGCGACCTTCAACCAGCGGGAGCTGGGCAACGACTACGATTCCTTTGCCTCCGGGCTGCGGGCCGCCCTGCGCCAGGCGCCCAAGGTGATCCTGGTGGGCGAGATGCGGGACCGGGAGACCATGGAGATCGGCCTGTCCGCCGCCGAGACCGGCCATCTCGTGGTGAGCACCCTGCATACCGTGGATGCCGGCCAGACCATCAACCGCATCCTGGGCATGTTCGAGCAGGAGGAGCAGCCGCAGATCCGCCACCGCCTGGCGGACACCGTGCGCTGGATCGTCTGCCAGCGCCTTCTGCCCAAGGAAGGCGGCGGCCGGGTGGCGGCCCTGGAGATCATGGGCATGAACCTCCGGGTCAACGACGTCATCCTCAATGGCGAGACCGAGGGCAAGACCTTCTACGATATCATCGAGCAGGGCTCGGCCCTGGGCATGCAGACCTTCGACCAGCACATCGTGGCCCTGTTCGAGGAAGGCCGCATCAGCCAGGATACAGCCATGGGCTACTGTTCCCGCCGCAATGTCGTCAACCGGGCCATCGACCGCCTCAAGGCCTCCCGGGGCGAAGCGACTACCGTCATCGAGGGCCTGGCCATGGAAGGCGGTTGA
- a CDS encoding nuclear transport factor 2 family protein, with amino-acid sequence MGWRWLVVTAMAVSLVGCGDRAARQDRAQAVEKTFRAFYEAYAQGDLAAMGQVWSAEPYVRCQHPSGPLLVGSQAVQQGWQAALAGVGPRTIEPHQPQFQIGIDMAWVAAKYTVRSRRADGQEEIAYLWGIDIFEEKRPGVWKIVYHQAVWETL; translated from the coding sequence ATGGGATGGCGCTGGCTGGTGGTGACGGCAATGGCGGTGTCGCTGGTGGGCTGCGGCGACCGGGCGGCCCGGCAGGATCGGGCGCAGGCGGTGGAGAAGACCTTCCGTGCCTTCTACGAGGCCTATGCCCAGGGGGATCTGGCCGCCATGGGCCAGGTCTGGTCCGCTGAGCCCTACGTGCGCTGCCAGCACCCCTCGGGACCGCTCCTGGTGGGATCCCAGGCCGTGCAGCAGGGCTGGCAGGCGGCGCTGGCCGGGGTCGGCCCCCGCACCATCGAGCCGCACCAGCCGCAGTTCCAGATCGGCATCGACATGGCCTGGGTGGCGGCCAAGTATACGGTCCGCAGCCGCCGTGCCGACGGCCAGGAAGAGATCGCCTATCTGTGGGGCATCGACATCTTCGAAGAGAAGCGGCCCGGCGTCTGGAAGATCGTCTACCACCAGGCGGTCTGGGAAACCCTCTAG
- a CDS encoding DNA recombination protein RmuC, which produces MTFDLGPLGAGFLAGGVVGALVIFWHSRWRVQAGERAWAAQLAAAQQAGSEAAAEVGRLRAEVQAQALACAKAEEKAGRLPHLEALLAARQEEIACRQEEAARLQARAAGLAASLAAEREKQAEKLALLQEAQARLADQFQSLAAAALRANNASFLELAATRFQGLQAAAQGDLDGRRQAIGELVRPVQETLARVDERLREIEQTRVAAQASLETQIRTLQAVQQGVEKETANLVKALRAPSVRGRWGEMQLRRVVEVAGLLDHCDFVEQKAVGADGRLRPDMVVRLPNGRSVVVDAKVPLAAYLDAVEATDEERRRQLLSAHARQVRQHLERLASKAYWEQFPQAPELAVLFLPGETFFSAALEQDPSLIEAGASQQVILATPTTLIALLRAVAFGWRQEQLAAHAQAISDLGRTLYDRLLTLAGHFQRLHKGLEQAVRAHNDAVGSLEGRVLVAARRFREMGVGRQEELPVLAPVETPLRRLAPPEHEA; this is translated from the coding sequence ATGACCTTCGACCTCGGCCCGCTGGGCGCCGGCTTCCTGGCTGGCGGGGTGGTGGGGGCGCTGGTCATCTTCTGGCACAGCCGCTGGCGGGTGCAGGCCGGCGAGCGGGCCTGGGCGGCCCAGCTGGCGGCAGCCCAGCAAGCCGGCAGCGAGGCCGCAGCCGAGGTCGGCCGGCTGCGGGCCGAGGTGCAGGCCCAGGCCCTGGCCTGCGCCAAGGCCGAGGAGAAGGCCGGGCGTCTGCCGCATCTCGAGGCCCTGCTGGCGGCCCGGCAGGAGGAGATCGCCTGCCGGCAGGAGGAGGCAGCACGCCTCCAGGCCCGGGCGGCCGGGCTGGCCGCCAGCCTGGCTGCGGAACGGGAGAAGCAGGCGGAGAAGCTGGCCCTGCTGCAGGAGGCCCAGGCGCGGCTGGCCGATCAGTTCCAGTCCCTGGCCGCCGCGGCCTTGAGGGCCAACAACGCCTCGTTCCTGGAGCTGGCGGCCACCCGCTTCCAGGGCCTGCAGGCCGCGGCGCAGGGGGATCTCGATGGCCGGCGCCAGGCCATCGGCGAGCTGGTACGGCCGGTGCAGGAGACCTTGGCCCGGGTGGACGAGCGGCTGCGGGAGATCGAGCAGACCCGGGTGGCGGCCCAGGCCAGCCTGGAGACCCAGATCCGTACCCTGCAGGCGGTGCAGCAGGGGGTGGAGAAGGAGACCGCCAACCTGGTCAAGGCCCTGCGCGCGCCTTCGGTGCGGGGCCGTTGGGGGGAGATGCAGCTGCGGCGGGTGGTGGAGGTGGCCGGCCTGCTCGACCACTGCGACTTCGTGGAGCAGAAGGCGGTGGGGGCCGATGGCCGGCTGCGGCCGGACATGGTGGTCCGCCTGCCCAACGGCCGCTCGGTGGTGGTGGATGCCAAGGTGCCCCTGGCCGCCTATCTGGACGCGGTGGAGGCCACCGACGAGGAGCGACGCCGGCAGCTGTTGAGCGCCCATGCCCGGCAGGTGCGGCAGCACCTGGAGCGCCTGGCTTCCAAGGCCTACTGGGAGCAGTTCCCCCAGGCACCGGAGCTGGCGGTCCTGTTCCTGCCCGGTGAAACCTTCTTCTCCGCCGCCCTGGAGCAGGATCCCAGCCTCATCGAGGCTGGTGCCAGCCAGCAGGTGATCCTGGCCACCCCCACCACCCTCATCGCCCTCTTGCGGGCAGTGGCCTTCGGCTGGCGCCAGGAGCAGCTGGCGGCCCATGCCCAGGCGATCAGCGACCTGGGTCGTACCCTCTACGACCGGCTTCTCACCCTGGCCGGCCACTTCCAGCGGTTGCACAAAGGCCTGGAGCAGGCGGTGCGGGCCCACAACGACGCGGTGGGCTCCCTGGAGGGCCGGGTGCTGGTGGCGGCCCGCCGCTTCCGGGAGATGGGTGTCGGCCGCCAGGAGGAGCTGCCCGTCCTGGCCCCGGTGGAGACACCGCTGCGCCGGCTGGCGCCACCGGAGCACGAGGCCTGA